The Garra rufa chromosome 18, GarRuf1.0, whole genome shotgun sequence genome window below encodes:
- the LOC141291568 gene encoding stress-associated endoplasmic reticulum protein 1 codes for MSAVQRMKVANEKHSKTITQRGHVQKTTRVVNEEKSPVGPWLLALFVFVVCGSAIFQIIQSIRQGM; via the exons ATGTCGGCGGTGCAGCGGATGAAAGTAGCGAACGAGAAACACAGCAAGACGATCACACAGAGAGGACACGTGCAGAAGACCACG CGTGTGGTGAATGAGGAGAAGTCTCCAGTGGGTCCGTGGCTCCTCGCACTCTTTGTGTTCGTGGTCTGTGGATCAG cCATCTTCCAGATCATCCAGAGCATCAGGCAGGGCATGTGA
- the nppcl2 gene encoding C-type natriuretic peptide 2, which yields MFFSSPLNFGSSLHLALLLLLIIAMATQVQGRPSPRRPEAQVLQDLFGLKISSLVLAHPEVSEGSADEVLPLTTTHHGNAAPSRVFLDLLGRHRKLQGRSRKGVGRGCFGMKVDRIGVISGLGC from the exons ATGTTTTTTTCATCTCCTCTCAACTTCGGCTCCTCTCTTCATCTCGCTCTCCTCCTGCTTCTCATCATCGCCATGGCAACGCAGGTGCAAGGACGGCCCTCACCACGACGACCAGAGGCTCAG gttcTGCAAGATCTGTTCGGGCTGAAGATCAGCTCTCTGGTATTGGCTCATCCAGAGGTCAGCGAGGGGTCAGCAGACGAAGTCCTTCCCCTCACAACCACGCATCACGGTAACGCTGCACCATCACGCGTGTTCCTGGACCTCCTGGGCCGTCACAGGAAGCTGCAGGGGCGGAGCAGGAAGGGTGTGGGGCGGGGCTGTTTCGGGATGAAGGTGGACCGGATCGGGGTGATCAGCGGACTGGGATGCTGA